In Paenibacillus sp. FSL R7-0345, a single window of DNA contains:
- a CDS encoding alpha-glycosidase has translation MLLEAMYHVPRDKWAYAYDTKTIHLRVRTKRDDVDCVTALTGDKYDWEHTFFEIPMEKAASDDKFDYWECAVRPKYKRLSYTFRVSKGPENVYLLDNSIRSECPQPPAHFYEFSYIHQIDLFQVPKWAKDAVFYQIMTERFANGDPSNDPEGTEAWGGKPAFHNFFGGDLQGVLEHLDDLLELGINAVYFTPLFVSPSNHKYDIVDYKKVDPHFGDNELLKQVVEECHRRGIRVMLDAVFNHCSDKFPPFQDVLEKGEYSLYKDWFHINSFPAEIVDGIPTYDTFGFFGNMPKFNTANREVKNYLLEVAEYWIKEIKVDGWRLDVANEVDHHFWRDFRKVVKAANPDAYIVGEVWSDSLTWLLGDQFDSVMNYPFSGTVLEFFNGGMDGITFGHRIGSLLMRYPQQTNEVVFNLLGSHDTPRLLTVVGEDKRRLKLAVVFLFTFMGTPCIYYGDEIGLTGHEDPDCRKCMEWDKAKQDRELYDFYRMMIALRKQHKALREGRFRILQACENDPCIVYERADEKIHFTVWMNNSPVSRTLSHPMETDDWQDALTGEKVEPEDGMMHISLDPYGYRIVCRDLEQYLV, from the coding sequence ATGCTGCTGGAAGCTATGTACCATGTGCCCCGTGACAAGTGGGCCTATGCTTACGATACAAAAACTATACATCTGCGTGTACGCACCAAACGGGACGATGTGGACTGTGTCACAGCCCTGACCGGGGACAAATATGACTGGGAGCATACCTTTTTTGAAATTCCGATGGAAAAGGCCGCTTCCGATGATAAATTCGATTACTGGGAGTGTGCTGTCAGGCCAAAATATAAACGGCTCAGCTACACCTTTCGTGTCAGTAAAGGCCCGGAAAATGTATATCTGCTGGACAACAGCATCCGTTCAGAATGTCCGCAGCCGCCGGCCCACTTCTATGAGTTTTCCTATATCCACCAGATTGACCTGTTTCAGGTCCCAAAATGGGCTAAAGATGCGGTGTTTTACCAGATTATGACTGAGCGCTTCGCCAATGGCGATCCCTCCAATGATCCGGAAGGAACTGAGGCCTGGGGCGGCAAGCCGGCGTTTCATAATTTTTTTGGCGGAGATTTGCAAGGTGTGCTGGAGCATCTGGATGATCTGCTGGAGCTGGGGATTAATGCCGTCTATTTTACCCCTTTGTTCGTCTCCCCTTCCAACCATAAATATGACATCGTTGATTATAAAAAAGTCGACCCGCATTTCGGGGACAATGAGCTTCTTAAGCAAGTCGTCGAAGAGTGCCACCGCCGCGGGATCCGTGTGATGCTCGACGCTGTATTCAACCACTGCAGTGACAAATTCCCGCCGTTTCAGGACGTGCTGGAAAAGGGTGAATATTCCCTTTACAAAGACTGGTTCCATATAAACTCCTTCCCTGCTGAGATTGTCGACGGTATTCCTACCTATGACACTTTCGGCTTTTTTGGCAATATGCCCAAGTTCAATACAGCTAACCGTGAGGTCAAAAACTACCTGCTGGAGGTAGCGGAATACTGGATCAAGGAGATTAAGGTGGACGGCTGGCGGCTGGACGTGGCCAACGAGGTGGATCATCATTTCTGGCGTGATTTCCGCAAGGTGGTTAAAGCGGCCAATCCGGATGCATACATCGTAGGCGAAGTATGGAGCGATTCCCTGACCTGGCTGCTCGGCGACCAGTTCGATTCTGTCATGAATTACCCGTTCTCCGGCACCGTACTGGAGTTCTTTAACGGCGGCATGGATGGCATCACCTTCGGTCACCGGATCGGCAGCCTGCTGATGCGTTATCCCCAGCAGACGAATGAGGTCGTGTTCAATCTGCTTGGCAGCCACGATACTCCCCGCCTGCTGACGGTGGTTGGTGAAGATAAACGGCGGCTGAAGCTGGCGGTTGTGTTTCTTTTTACCTTTATGGGGACGCCCTGCATTTATTACGGCGATGAGATCGGCTTAACCGGCCATGAAGATCCTGACTGCCGCAAATGTATGGAGTGGGATAAGGCGAAGCAGGACCGGGAGCTGTATGATTTTTACCGGATGATGATTGCGCTGCGCAAGCAGCACAAAGCACTGCGTGAAGGCCGGTTCCGCATCCTCCAGGCATGTGAGAACGATCCCTGCATTGTGTACGAGCGCGCTGACGAGAAAATCCATTTTACCGTCTGGATGAACAACTCCCCCGTTTCCCGTACACTCAGCCATCCGATGGAGACGGACGACTGGCAGGATGCACTGACCGGCGAAAAAGTTGAACCCGAGGATGGCATGATGCATATCTCACTTGACCCATATGGCTACCGGATTGTATGCAGAGATTTGGAGCAGTATCTGGTTTAA
- a CDS encoding DUF4334 domain-containing protein produces MSQFSANDLHELYLQKGHLTQDEAYHWFDVLETVEMEQIWGKWCGSELPSGHPMDGLLRLTRWYGKEFLDAETVHPLLFETRNGRQFAANPGLIPLTLPFQLIPWRVVRPLFALVSPLIRTRSSKARLRMVEHRGRVSAAMVYDQKAIIDHFRRIDEDTLLGVMDFKNQHELGFFFILRRVQE; encoded by the coding sequence GTGTCACAGTTCAGTGCAAACGATTTACATGAGCTATATCTGCAAAAAGGTCATCTGACGCAGGATGAGGCTTACCACTGGTTCGATGTGCTGGAGACTGTGGAGATGGAGCAGATATGGGGCAAATGGTGCGGGAGCGAGCTCCCCTCCGGCCACCCCATGGATGGCCTGCTTCGCCTGACCCGCTGGTACGGCAAAGAATTCCTGGATGCCGAGACGGTCCACCCCCTGCTGTTCGAGACACGTAATGGCCGGCAGTTCGCGGCGAACCCCGGGCTGATTCCGCTAACCCTGCCCTTTCAGCTCATCCCGTGGCGGGTGGTTAGACCGCTCTTCGCATTGGTGTCACCGCTGATCAGGACCCGTTCAAGCAAAGCCCGGCTGCGGATGGTTGAGCACCGCGGGCGGGTCAGTGCTGCCATGGTCTATGACCAAAAGGCGATTATCGACCACTTCCGGCGGATTGACGAGGATACACTGCTTGGCGTGATGGATTTTAAGAATCAGCATGAGCTGGGGTTCTTTTTTATTTTGCGGAGGGTGCAGGAGTAA
- the glgA gene encoding glycogen synthase GlgA has protein sequence MKVLFAAAEAHPFIKTGGLADVIGALPKALKGAGVDVRVILPKYKGIPEAYTAQLEPVAVLDVPVGWRNQYCGIERLVYDGIPVYFIDNEFYFGRDGIYGYMDDGERFAFYNRAVLECLPAIGFQPDVLHCHDWHAAVIPLLLKAHYRHDEFYSGMRTVFTIHNLLYQGVFPYSVLNELLDLDHSYFDSVEYYGNVNYMKAGIVHSNHVTTVSPTYAEEIRTPYYGYGLDGLLNHRADSLSGIVNGIDTKSYNPNTDNKIFTKYRSNLAKKAENKLGLQEELGLPVAPYIPMVAMVTRLVDSKGLDLLTRVLDEILYYDDIQFVLLGTGDEMYERWFREAAWRYPTKLSSQILFNDALSRKIYAASDIFLMPSKFEPCGISQLLALRYGSIPVVRETGGLNDTVQSYNEETGEGNGFTFKDFNAHDMMHTLRRAVSLYHKPEHWKKVTKNAFAGDYSWNVSAQQYIDIYNSIGE, from the coding sequence ATGAAAGTATTATTTGCTGCCGCTGAAGCCCATCCGTTTATCAAAACGGGAGGCCTGGCTGATGTTATTGGAGCTCTACCCAAAGCGCTGAAGGGGGCAGGGGTGGATGTAAGGGTTATTTTGCCAAAATACAAAGGAATTCCTGAAGCCTACACTGCCCAGCTCGAACCGGTAGCTGTATTAGACGTGCCGGTCGGCTGGCGCAATCAATATTGCGGAATTGAGCGGCTTGTATATGACGGTATCCCGGTCTATTTCATCGACAACGAATTCTACTTCGGCCGTGATGGCATTTATGGTTATATGGATGACGGCGAACGGTTTGCCTTCTATAACAGAGCAGTGCTGGAATGCCTTCCGGCCATCGGCTTCCAGCCGGATGTGCTGCACTGCCATGACTGGCATGCTGCGGTTATTCCGCTGCTGCTGAAGGCTCATTACCGTCATGACGAGTTCTACAGCGGTATGCGTACCGTATTCACGATCCACAATCTGCTGTACCAGGGAGTTTTCCCGTACTCGGTGCTGAATGAGCTGCTGGATCTGGATCACAGCTATTTTGACAGCGTGGAGTATTACGGCAATGTGAATTATATGAAGGCCGGAATTGTCCACAGCAATCATGTCACTACGGTCAGTCCGACTTATGCGGAAGAAATCCGTACGCCGTATTACGGCTATGGCCTTGACGGACTCCTGAACCACCGGGCGGACAGCCTGAGCGGGATTGTCAACGGGATTGATACGAAGAGCTATAACCCTAATACAGACAATAAGATTTTTACGAAATACCGTTCGAATCTGGCTAAAAAAGCGGAAAACAAGCTTGGTCTGCAAGAGGAGCTGGGCTTGCCGGTCGCACCTTACATTCCAATGGTGGCCATGGTTACCCGGCTTGTAGATTCCAAAGGCCTTGATCTGCTGACCCGGGTGCTCGATGAGATTCTGTATTATGACGATATCCAGTTTGTCCTGCTCGGCACAGGCGATGAGATGTATGAGCGGTGGTTCCGTGAAGCGGCATGGCGTTATCCGACCAAGCTGTCTTCACAGATTCTATTTAATGATGCTTTATCGCGCAAAATCTATGCGGCCAGCGACATCTTCCTGATGCCGTCCAAATTCGAGCCATGCGGAATCAGCCAGCTACTGGCTCTGCGCTATGGCAGTATTCCGGTAGTACGCGAGACAGGCGGGCTGAACGACACAGTCCAGTCCTACAATGAAGAGACGGGAGAGGGGAACGGCTTCACCTTCAAGGATTTCAATGCCCATGATATGATGCACACCCTCCGCCGGGCCGTTTCGCTCTACCACAAGCCGGAGCACTGGAAAAAAGTAACCAAAAACGCCTTCGCCGGCGACTACAGCTGGAACGTCTCCGCCCAGCAGTATATTGATATTTATAACAGCATTGGTGAATAG
- the glgB gene encoding 1,4-alpha-glucan branching protein GlgB gives MPDIQKTVNLPSTEDIYLFHEGTNYRSYMMLGAHIAAEDGMKGVRFTVWAPHATYVGLAGDHNGWDGTKEADSFIKIPDSGFWSRFFPGIEPGTFYKYRIISADGESFLKADPFAFKAEVRPATASVVADLSGYQWGDNLWRRKNKAPYNGPMNIYEMHFGTWKQKEDGEFYTYKEMADLLIPYLVEMSYTHVEFMPLAEHPYDLSWGYQGTGYFAATSRYGEPQELMYLIDQLHQAGIAVILDWVPAHFAKDAHGLRMFDGSPLYEYADPLLAEKPGWGTLSFDFSKPEIHSFLISNALFWYDVYHIDGMRVDAVTSMLRLDFEKQNHQYRRNINGGLENLEAIRFIQELNKTIFHYYPKALMMAEESSAWPGVTAPAHEGGLGFNYKWNMGWMNDTLGYIEHDFGGRPYHHNLLTFPIAYAYSENYTLPLSHDEVVHGKKSLLNKMPGSYEQKFAGLRLLLGYQISHPGKKLLFMGGEFGQFIEWKDQDQLDWLLMDYEAHRRMLAYTAALNKLYITEKALWELDHDMEGYQWIYADDNHQSVLSYIRRGKKPVDTLIIIINFQPVERKNYRIGVPRPGTYEEIFSSETVELGGSGYHNGPLKSSKKEMHNQVNSLELTIPPLSFLVLKKAGRKPKAVVE, from the coding sequence TTGCCTGACATCCAAAAAACAGTAAACCTCCCGTCAACTGAAGATATCTATCTGTTCCATGAGGGCACGAATTATCGCAGCTATATGATGCTGGGCGCGCACATTGCCGCTGAAGATGGAATGAAGGGCGTACGCTTTACCGTGTGGGCTCCTCATGCGACATATGTAGGACTGGCTGGTGATCATAACGGCTGGGATGGAACAAAGGAAGCGGACTCATTTATTAAGATACCCGATTCGGGATTTTGGAGTCGTTTTTTTCCGGGAATAGAGCCGGGAACTTTTTACAAATACAGGATTATCTCAGCTGACGGCGAAAGCTTCCTGAAGGCAGATCCGTTTGCCTTTAAAGCAGAAGTGAGACCGGCGACAGCATCAGTTGTGGCGGATCTCAGCGGCTACCAGTGGGGGGACAACCTGTGGAGACGCAAGAACAAAGCCCCTTATAACGGGCCTATGAACATTTATGAAATGCATTTCGGTACCTGGAAGCAGAAGGAAGACGGTGAATTCTACACTTATAAAGAAATGGCCGATCTGCTGATCCCCTATCTGGTAGAGATGAGCTATACACACGTTGAGTTTATGCCGCTCGCCGAGCACCCTTACGATTTATCATGGGGCTATCAGGGAACGGGGTATTTTGCTGCTACCAGCCGTTATGGTGAACCTCAAGAGCTGATGTATCTGATTGACCAGCTGCATCAGGCCGGCATCGCTGTTATTCTGGACTGGGTTCCGGCGCATTTTGCCAAGGACGCACACGGACTCAGAATGTTCGACGGCTCTCCGCTGTATGAATATGCCGATCCGCTTTTAGCCGAGAAGCCGGGCTGGGGCACGTTATCCTTTGATTTCAGCAAGCCGGAAATTCATTCCTTTCTTATTTCCAATGCGCTTTTCTGGTACGATGTCTATCATATTGACGGAATGCGCGTCGATGCCGTAACAAGCATGCTGCGCCTCGATTTCGAGAAGCAGAATCACCAGTACAGACGCAACATTAACGGCGGGCTGGAGAATCTGGAGGCGATCCGGTTTATTCAGGAGCTGAATAAGACGATTTTTCACTATTATCCAAAAGCACTGATGATGGCTGAGGAATCCAGCGCCTGGCCGGGTGTTACTGCTCCTGCGCACGAAGGCGGGCTCGGCTTTAATTACAAATGGAACATGGGCTGGATGAATGACACCTTAGGTTACATAGAACATGATTTCGGGGGACGCCCCTATCATCACAATTTGTTGACCTTTCCGATTGCCTATGCCTATTCTGAGAATTATACACTGCCTTTATCCCATGATGAGGTGGTACACGGGAAGAAATCGCTGCTGAACAAAATGCCCGGCTCCTACGAGCAGAAATTTGCGGGTTTACGCCTGCTGCTGGGCTATCAGATCTCTCATCCCGGCAAAAAGCTGCTGTTCATGGGCGGTGAATTCGGACAGTTCATCGAGTGGAAGGATCAGGACCAGCTTGACTGGCTGCTGATGGATTATGAGGCCCACCGCAGGATGCTGGCCTACACTGCTGCGCTTAACAAGCTCTATATAACCGAGAAGGCGCTATGGGAGCTTGACCATGACATGGAGGGTTACCAGTGGATCTACGCGGACGATAACCACCAGAGCGTGTTGTCCTATATCCGCAGAGGCAAAAAGCCGGTTGACACACTGATCATCATTATTAATTTTCAGCCGGTGGAGCGGAAGAATTACCGGATCGGGGTTCCGCGCCCGGGCACATATGAAGAAATTTTTAGCTCAGAGACTGTGGAGCTTGGAGGTTCCGGTTATCATAACGGCCCGCTGAAGAGTTCCAAGAAAGAAATGCACAATCAGGTAAACAGCCTGGAACTGACGATCCCGCCGCTAAGTTTTCTGGTTCTAAAGAAGGCAGGACGCAAGCCCAAAGCAGTTGTGGAATAG
- a CDS encoding glucose-1-phosphate adenylyltransferase, whose amino-acid sequence MSKKECVAMLLAGGEGRRLAPLTTTMAKPAVPFGGQYRIIDFPLSNCVNSSIDTVGVLTQYEANSLHQHIGSGEPWGLHSKPDQGVRLLPSGEDGRSTYTGTADAIYKNIDFIDSQNPEHVLILSADHIYHMDYRKMLDYHISKSAKATISVMEVPWDEASRFGVMNVNEELKISEFAEKPKAPKSNLASMGIYLFEWAYLKEYLLRDAADSSSSHDFGKDVIPAMLDSNDDLFAYRFQGYWRDVGTVDSLWEAHMDLLHEDNGFKLDNAQWPMYSRARRAKPAAVKSRIPVQADDCLVNETCLLEGSLQRSVIFGGVEIGKLSRIHQSIVMPGVHIGRGVLIENAIIGEGAVIKDGAVIKGSPDNIVVVGPNEIVAAKPVIRTQPSRLLQEVYEKTGRLRAEGLPS is encoded by the coding sequence ATGAGTAAAAAAGAATGTGTAGCCATGCTGCTGGCTGGCGGGGAAGGCCGCAGATTGGCCCCCTTAACCACCACGATGGCCAAACCTGCAGTCCCTTTCGGAGGACAGTATAGAATCATTGACTTTCCCCTCAGCAACTGTGTAAATTCAAGCATCGATACTGTAGGCGTACTGACACAGTACGAAGCTAATTCCTTACATCAGCATATAGGGTCAGGTGAGCCATGGGGGCTGCATTCCAAACCTGATCAGGGTGTCAGACTGCTGCCTTCTGGTGAGGACGGCCGGAGCACTTATACCGGGACAGCAGATGCCATCTATAAGAACATTGATTTTATCGACAGCCAGAATCCGGAGCATGTGCTGATTCTCTCGGCTGATCATATTTATCACATGGATTACCGCAAAATGCTGGATTATCATATCAGCAAATCGGCCAAAGCGACGATCTCGGTCATGGAGGTTCCATGGGATGAGGCGAGCCGCTTTGGCGTTATGAATGTTAATGAAGAACTGAAGATTTCCGAGTTCGCCGAAAAGCCGAAGGCACCTAAGAGCAATCTGGCTTCCATGGGTATCTACCTGTTCGAATGGGCTTATCTGAAGGAGTATTTGCTGCGTGATGCTGCTGACTCCTCATCCAGCCATGATTTCGGCAAGGATGTAATCCCGGCGATGCTGGACAGCAACGACGATCTGTTCGCGTACCGTTTCCAAGGCTACTGGAGAGATGTAGGTACAGTTGACAGCCTTTGGGAAGCTCACATGGATTTGCTGCATGAAGATAACGGCTTCAAGCTGGATAACGCACAGTGGCCGATGTACAGCCGTGCACGGCGTGCTAAACCGGCAGCTGTTAAATCCCGTATACCGGTTCAGGCGGATGACTGCCTGGTGAACGAAACCTGCCTGCTGGAAGGCAGCCTGCAGCGTTCTGTTATCTTTGGCGGCGTGGAAATCGGTAAGCTCAGCCGGATTCATCAGAGTATCGTAATGCCTGGTGTACATATCGGCCGAGGTGTACTGATTGAGAATGCCATCATCGGCGAAGGTGCTGTGATTAAAGATGGCGCTGTGATCAAAGGCAGCCCTGACAACATCGTTGTTGTCGGCCCTAACGAGATTGTAGCCGCCAAGCCGGTTATTCGTACCCAGCCTTCACGCCTGCTGCAGGAGGTCTACGAGAAAACAGGCAGACTACGGGCCGAAGGATTGCCGTCTTAA
- a CDS encoding HAMP domain-containing sensor histidine kinase, which yields MIKKGMRRQIVLHYILVVFVALLLVEVIFLLAIRTYYYDSVYSKITTHISTAEEFLKYEISGERSPNQLQKVLDFFSMDYTELEVLSTSGDILTSSTGFQPDRTITTSDVPEAVGGSIGKWVGRQAGTNESVMAVSKLIQVNSRDKYVIRYLTSMERIDKDLLNLTLASIGIGAAVMVIVVLFSFGLANSIVKPLNNITAVSAQMAKGRFNARIKGDYKYEIGDLATTLNYMADEIIRSNQIKDDFISSISHELRTPLTSIKGWSETLISGGYDPEETKLGMGIISKESDRLIGLVEEILDFSKLQQNEMKLSVVLTDIKVVLQETILNIWAKAEKKRIHLVLECEDSIYIKGDPNRLKQVFLNLVDNAVKFSPEDSSIVLSAERLSGAEMAVIVRDSGIGISEAHLSRVRDRFFQVDALNGGTGLGLAISQQIVELHHGKLEMASELGQGTQVTVILPLTDERPPAVVPPPREDVNDYEL from the coding sequence ATGATTAAGAAGGGGATGCGCAGACAGATTGTACTGCACTATATATTAGTAGTCTTTGTGGCGCTTCTCCTCGTAGAGGTTATCTTCCTGCTGGCGATACGGACGTACTATTATGACAGTGTGTACAGCAAGATTACGACCCATATCAGCACGGCGGAGGAATTTCTGAAATACGAAATCTCGGGCGAGCGTTCGCCCAACCAGCTGCAGAAGGTGCTTGATTTCTTCAGCATGGATTATACAGAGCTCGAAGTGCTGTCTACCAGCGGGGATATCCTGACCAGCTCCACCGGATTTCAGCCAGACCGGACAATCACTACAAGTGATGTTCCGGAAGCTGTCGGCGGAAGCATCGGCAAATGGGTGGGCAGACAGGCGGGAACGAATGAAAGTGTCATGGCGGTCTCCAAGCTGATTCAGGTGAACAGCCGGGACAAATATGTAATCCGTTATCTCACTTCAATGGAACGGATTGATAAGGATCTGCTTAATCTTACCCTGGCGTCGATTGGTATCGGTGCGGCTGTTATGGTCATCGTTGTCCTGTTCAGCTTTGGTCTGGCGAATTCGATTGTCAAGCCGCTGAATAATATTACAGCCGTCTCAGCCCAGATGGCGAAGGGCAGGTTCAACGCCCGGATCAAAGGGGATTACAAATATGAAATCGGCGATCTGGCGACTACGCTGAATTATATGGCGGATGAGATTATCCGCAGCAACCAGATCAAGGATGATTTCATTTCTTCAATCTCTCATGAGCTAAGGACTCCGCTGACCAGTATCAAAGGCTGGAGCGAGACACTGATTTCCGGCGGTTACGATCCGGAGGAGACAAAGCTCGGGATGGGGATTATCTCGAAGGAAAGCGACCGACTGATCGGCCTGGTGGAGGAGATCCTGGACTTTTCCAAGCTGCAGCAAAATGAAATGAAGCTGTCCGTTGTGCTGACAGATATCAAAGTTGTGCTGCAGGAGACGATCCTGAATATCTGGGCCAAGGCAGAGAAGAAGCGGATTCATCTGGTGCTCGAATGTGAGGACAGCATTTACATCAAGGGGGATCCGAACCGGCTCAAGCAGGTGTTCCTTAATCTTGTAGACAATGCCGTCAAATTCTCCCCGGAGGATTCCAGCATCGTTCTGTCTGCAGAACGTCTGTCAGGGGCCGAAATGGCAGTGATCGTCAGGGACAGCGGAATCGGTATCAGTGAAGCACATCTGTCCAGAGTGCGGGACCGCTTCTTCCAGGTTGATGCCTTAAACGGCGGAACCGGCCTCGGACTGGCGATTTCCCAGCAGATTGTCGAGCTGCATCACGGTAAGCTGGAAATGGCCAGCGAGCTCGGCCAAGGCACACAAGTAACAGTAATCCTGCCGTTGACCGATGAGCGTCCGCCGGCGGTTGTACCGCCGCCGAGAGAAGACGTGAACGATTACGAGTTGTGA
- a CDS encoding response regulator transcription factor, translated as MSKVLILEDEESIRSFIVINLKRNGFEVLEAADGNEALHKLTTVPDIDIALLDVMVPGIDGFEVCRRIRETNERLGIIFLTAKVQEQDKVYALSVGADDHVSKPFSPTELIARIQSLLRRVNVHREQSAKVSFHSGPFTLDLISKQFKRSGEAIELTPTEFSLVQFFLEKENTPLSRDSLLDHVWGKEYMGDPKIVDVNIRRLRQKIENNPSEPEYLQTVWGHGYKWKGQGQ; from the coding sequence ATGAGTAAAGTACTGATACTGGAGGATGAGGAATCCATCCGCAGTTTTATTGTGATCAACCTGAAGCGTAACGGATTCGAGGTGCTGGAGGCGGCTGACGGCAATGAAGCGCTGCACAAGCTGACCACCGTGCCTGATATCGATATTGCACTGCTGGATGTAATGGTGCCGGGAATTGACGGGTTCGAGGTATGCCGGCGCATCCGTGAGACGAATGAGCGGCTGGGGATTATCTTTCTGACCGCCAAGGTGCAGGAACAGGATAAGGTTTATGCCCTGTCCGTAGGTGCTGATGATCATGTCAGCAAGCCGTTCAGCCCGACGGAGCTGATCGCACGTATTCAATCGCTGCTGCGCCGGGTTAATGTACACCGCGAGCAGTCCGCCAAAGTATCCTTCCACTCCGGCCCGTTTACGCTGGATCTGATCTCCAAGCAGTTCAAGCGCAGCGGGGAGGCGATCGAACTGACGCCGACCGAATTTTCACTGGTGCAATTTTTCCTGGAGAAGGAAAATACCCCGCTCAGCCGGGATTCCCTGCTGGATCATGTATGGGGCAAGGAGTATATGGGCGATCCTAAGATCGTCGATGTGAACATCCGCCGGCTGCGCCAAAAAATCGAAAACAATCCGTCGGAGCCCGAATATCTGCAGACTGTATGGGGGCACGGCTATAAATGGAAAGGCCAGGGACAATGA
- a CDS encoding ATP-binding cassette domain-containing protein has product MITVEHLAKAVGEDKMPVLQDIGFQLEPGELVVLVGASGSGKSTLLRCLALREKWDRGNFRVDGIDIMKSPLAGRRKIRREWAYLEQNAELNPNRTALKNVLIGQASQTPLWRMVTGMVRQDDYMGAMDELDTLGLLDKAKLKTSQLSGGERQRVAIARALVHGAKVILADEPVTGLDPRTAEGVLETLRRLCKETGLTVITVLPLELAERYATRLWVLENGRIKHDVRGRRLTSQERINL; this is encoded by the coding sequence ATGATTACAGTTGAACATCTAGCCAAAGCAGTCGGAGAAGACAAAATGCCCGTTCTGCAGGATATCGGTTTTCAATTAGAGCCGGGGGAGCTCGTAGTGCTGGTGGGAGCAAGCGGAAGCGGCAAGTCCACGCTGCTTCGCTGTCTGGCGCTGCGCGAGAAATGGGATAGAGGGAACTTCCGGGTGGACGGGATCGATATTATGAAAAGCCCGCTCGCCGGCAGACGCAAGATCCGCCGCGAATGGGCCTATCTGGAGCAGAATGCTGAGCTTAACCCGAACCGTACCGCACTGAAGAATGTACTGATCGGCCAGGCTTCACAGACGCCGCTATGGCGGATGGTGACCGGGATGGTCCGTCAGGATGATTATATGGGGGCAATGGACGAGCTGGATACGCTCGGACTGCTGGATAAGGCCAAGCTGAAGACAAGCCAGCTCAGCGGGGGCGAGCGCCAGCGTGTAGCCATTGCCCGTGCCCTTGTACACGGAGCCAAGGTGATATTGGCCGACGAGCCGGTAACTGGCCTGGATCCGCGGACAGCTGAGGGTGTCCTGGAGACGCTGCGCAGACTCTGCAAAGAAACGGGACTGACTGTAATTACTGTACTTCCGCTCGAGCTGGCGGAACGTTATGCAACGCGGCTGTGGGTGCTGGAAAACGGCAGAATCAAGCATGATGTAAGAGGACGCCGCCTGACTTCCCAGGAGCGTATAAACCTGTAA